One window of Dehalobacterium formicoaceticum genomic DNA carries:
- a CDS encoding PIG-L deacetylase family protein — translation MKRILKTTLTIAFILIAALIILFFMREYLSNYFVRSKLDDIVLPGKNDHVLVFAPHNDDEVLGAGELIGKTIKNGASVKVVMMTNGDGFKNAVQLDYFKLNPQPFDYIKFGYQRQNETTAALNMLGLSSKNIVFLGYPDRELSVLWSSHWDNSDPYISAYTQVSRSPYYNSFTKGAPYAGADLVRDITTIIKDFQPTHIVMPHPNDKHPDHWATNCFVKYALTALDYHPVKEWLYLVHRGDWPTPPKENINMYLVPPAKLIGTGTDWQALDLNDQEIREKITAIHLYKTQINILRLLMIAFERKNELFGEYPNARISRLDRADNAIAPDNNNRVIIDPLQDALNLEISRETDIIGVYTELSKNNNLHVFIKTDGKIGKLPKYYLNMILFYDQKIARLSLADVDNKITLKHESALSIDNSSGIVSDTKGQYLHIMIPGNIIGEPNHIYINAMSSISGYRMDKTAWRMLDK, via the coding sequence ATGAAGAGAATTTTGAAAACGACTTTGACAATTGCCTTTATCTTGATAGCTGCTTTGATAATTTTGTTTTTCATGAGGGAGTACCTCTCCAACTATTTTGTCAGATCAAAATTAGATGATATTGTATTGCCTGGTAAAAACGACCATGTTCTTGTCTTTGCTCCTCATAATGATGATGAAGTACTTGGTGCCGGAGAATTGATCGGCAAGACCATAAAAAATGGGGCTTCTGTAAAGGTAGTTATGATGACGAACGGAGATGGTTTTAAAAATGCTGTACAGTTAGATTATTTCAAGCTAAATCCACAACCCTTTGATTATATTAAATTCGGATACCAAAGACAAAATGAGACGACTGCAGCACTGAATATGCTTGGGCTGTCAAGCAAAAATATCGTATTTTTGGGCTACCCAGATCGGGAACTGTCTGTTCTTTGGAGTTCCCACTGGGATAATTCCGATCCCTATATCAGCGCCTATACCCAAGTGAGCCGCTCTCCTTATTACAATAGTTTCACCAAAGGAGCTCCGTATGCCGGAGCAGATCTTGTCAGGGACATCACAACAATAATTAAGGATTTTCAACCTACACATATCGTAATGCCCCATCCCAACGATAAGCATCCTGATCATTGGGCGACTAATTGTTTTGTCAAATATGCATTGACTGCTCTCGACTACCATCCGGTAAAAGAATGGCTTTACTTGGTACACAGGGGGGATTGGCCGACACCGCCTAAGGAAAATATCAATATGTATTTAGTACCCCCGGCCAAACTGATCGGGACCGGTACAGATTGGCAAGCTCTTGATTTAAACGATCAGGAGATTCGTGAAAAAATCACGGCTATCCATTTATATAAGACACAAATTAATATCCTCAGACTGTTAATGATCGCTTTTGAAAGAAAAAACGAACTCTTTGGGGAATATCCGAATGCCAGGATCTCAAGGCTGGACAGAGCAGACAATGCCATCGCACCTGATAACAATAACAGGGTGATCATTGATCCGCTTCAGGATGCATTAAATCTTGAGATCAGCCGTGAAACTGACATTATTGGCGTTTATACAGAGCTGTCAAAGAATAATAATTTACACGTCTTCATTAAAACAGATGGAAAAATAGGCAAGCTGCCAAAGTATTATTTGAATATGATCCTTTTTTATGATCAGAAAATAGCGAGGCTAAGCTTGGCAGATGTTGATAATAAAATTACTTTAAAGCATGAATCAGCATTATCGATAGATAATTCAAGCGGTATCGTATCCGATACCAAGGGACAGTACCTGCATATTATGATACCTGGTAATATTATCGGAGAACCTAACCACATTTATATCAATGCCATGAGTTCCATCAGTGGCTACAGGATGGACAAAACAGCATGGAGAATGCTGGATAAGTGA
- a CDS encoding copper amine oxidase N-terminal domain-containing protein — MKSLSLKNVSKKNVKKIGFLVTLLLVMVGAFCLFSTFDTANGQGEIKVICNNKTLKFDVQPRIVDNYVFVPFRTVFEALDAQVTWDEKTGTIKAVSEQSVLEINLHENTAIIKGNKVTLSPKPIIENGQTLLPLRFVSEALYARVSWDGARKTVYIEKISSRWWAATKISKKSWNHQKQHEEKNIKLQIMKMFQAAQAQEHRFPQART; from the coding sequence ATGAAAAGTTTATCTTTGAAAAATGTATCTAAGAAAAATGTGAAAAAAATTGGTTTCCTTGTTACTTTATTATTGGTTATGGTCGGTGCATTTTGTCTATTTTCAACCTTTGACACAGCCAACGGACAAGGGGAAATTAAAGTGATCTGCAACAATAAAACTTTAAAATTTGACGTTCAACCCCGGATTGTTGATAATTATGTCTTTGTCCCATTCCGTACTGTTTTTGAAGCCTTGGATGCCCAAGTCACCTGGGATGAAAAAACCGGCACCATTAAAGCTGTTTCCGAACAAAGTGTTTTGGAAATTAATCTTCATGAAAACACCGCCATTATCAAGGGAAATAAGGTCACCTTATCACCGAAACCTATCATAGAAAATGGGCAGACTCTTCTGCCCCTGAGATTTGTCAGCGAGGCTCTTTATGCCCGTGTTTCCTGGGACGGGGCTCGGAAAACCGTATATATCGAAAAAATAAGCTCCCGGTGGTGGGCAGCTACCAAAATCTCAAAAAAATCCTGGAATCATCAGAAACAGCACGAAGAGAAGAATATCAAATTACAGATAATGAAAATGTTTCAGGCGGCGCAGGCGCAGGAGCACAGGTTCCCGCAAGCCAGGACATGA
- a CDS encoding SpvB/TcaC N-terminal domain-containing protein — MNNEVSNERISNNSSPQFMKTDGGKTKSNAIEIPGISLPKGGGAIKGIDEKFSVNPVNGTASFTVQLPFSPARGGVTPALNLTYSSGAGNDVFGLGWSLGLPSIKRKTDQGLPKYLDDIESDTFLFSETEDLVPEFQKSHGDLKGGFALDDEGNYQYKELHPPDSPHPDYVVRFYRPRIEGLFARIEKWININSGEIKWRVITKDNRTTLFGWSEASRICDPKDPNRIYEWKPEFAFDDQGNCLNYIYQREDAAGFESSLLHHKNRMDQGAITYTNLYLAKILYGNKTPYQNLNDQYPDEQDYMFQTVFDYGEYEGGAPFKKIREWNFRKDAFSEYQAGFEIRTTRCCERIMLFHYFDELPGGSSLVKSLNLEYDTAAEGFTFLTAITSHGYIKKADGTYTEKHLPPLEFQYQEHSWSKEVKNIAPDELLDAPAGLDEPQYLFTDLYGEGLAGILTEQGGALFYKRNLGGSFADAQQVSPKPSFAGLGSRLHLLDLDGDGTKQLVSMSANPKGYFELGDNEDWQTFKAFRQMPSFNLEDNNLRLMDINNDGKQDILITEDQALVCYESSGRKGFEIPYQTLQSFNEEEGPNLLFSDLEQSIFLADMSGDGLSDIVRIRNGAICYWPNLGYGRFGTKVGMDHAPVFDHDASFNPSYIRLADIDGSGTTDVIYLGKNKFSCWLNVSGNGFSSLPFEIDPFPEVHDQAKVTVVDLLGNGLACITWSSPLAKDKKAPLKYIDLMESKKPHLMTFYKNNLGKEVTLSYTPSTRFYLDDKLAGRPWVTKLHFPVYCLSKIETRDKISGLRFVSQYRYHHGYYDHGEREFRGFGMVEQTDTEDFEHWVQGTAGNIVEKVLHQEPVVTKSWFHTGAFLDRENILNHFAGEYWQREMARQGFEVESRESSLPEAKLMAAPGVDPSLLDKLVAQEWKEALRACKGMELHREIFAYDAPVHDPSSEDLKRQLTPYSVAAHNCVIQLLQPKGRNKHAVFAVQEREALTYDYERNTEDPRITHNLNIKLDEYGNILESAAVVYPRSKSDPSLPAETQSAQKKTLITYTQNSYTNDIDDQYSYRLRLPAEAATYELKGLGKKEALYTVADFEDVLAEAGEAAYHEINKNPPSSAVQKRLVEKLRTLYRSNNLKDALPLSRLESMALPFESYQLAYTPQLLEDIFGSRVNEDLMLEGRFTKREGEDSWWIRSGTNQYLEVGEARIQAQNRFYRPVSYTDPYGAKTKVRYLGSYHLFIEETEDPLGNKTGVDLFNFRTLAPQRMKDMNHNLSETIFDELGLVKAMAVMGKGSEADDLLGLKEFSTPAEETLVDAFVNAPNSMELTEHGKNLLFHATVRFVYDFDAYRKSGKPAVIAAIAREEHYVKNNDASLQISFEFSNGLGQMVMKKVQAEPGKAKTTVVNPDHSYGVSEVDTAQLVPQQLRWIGSGRKVLNNKGNTVKQYEPYFSAVHGYEDLKELVETGVTPIMYYDALGRLIKTELPDGTFTRVEFDAWKQVFSDQNDTVLESSWYQDRAGRLIDATLINEGKDPEKEKTAAEKAAKHAHTPNIQHFDNLGRPILSVEHNRHLTAGEDEFYLTRIELDIEGNLRKVIDPRGNTAMQFKYDLLGRKVYQKSMDGGQRRLLLNILEHPLRTWDERNHEFQYFYDILQRPLSSKVIGGDGAAPLNNIFKRYFYGETEQNPEDKNLRGQVIKHYDSGGLLIMPEYDFKGQPKSTIRMLYKNYQGIVDWTDANLVNDLETESYPVKTESDALGRIVQQTVPDGSLIMFSYNETGLVNRERVLHNNAGVAATYIKDIDYNEKGQRNKITYGNDVFTLFNYDEKTFRLKGMATKRQNGDPLQDLHYTYDPVGNITHIEDHNIPVRFFDNQKIAGAAAYTYDALYRLAEATGRENNEPLTFDSKDNWNDSAYLKQFNSGDPMNMRNYTQSYVYDGAGNILQMRHQAAGNNWTREYSYEPANNRLISTQVGGQIYTYQHHKQHGYLTAMPHLEEMGWNFKEELIRTTRQKRTDGGTGETTYYQYDGQGRRLRKITENQADPGITPGKKDERIYLGSFELYKQHSGADAGLERTSLSLMDQQHRFVMIDTETNPGSLLGIPMGASAPERTVRYQLHNHLGSAALELDAAARVISYEEYHPFGTTAYQAKDASIKCAAKRYRYTGMERDEESGLEYHSARYYSPWLGRWLSPDPIGIADGVNLYQYVRGNPICRNDFTGKSWRDIVKGVAVGLGTALVVVAVVATAPISIPTSVAVGLTVTGVAVTGATVVQSARRRDLFNNPISEEQADFQMGTAFGGLLAAPFSGPTSAGLSQIGGRTLAPATGPLLSEAVVVTPVLVEAASGVTATALPILATMSSSGSGGGGSSQQESTPSSSEPAASEPVSSEPPVSEGTYSSQGGHHVHQSASYSPGGPSATGNPNHASAVTVALEGHSTDLLSQHGRATAVQRIVNRSVRGSFSGEAEIGPVTIRSSGEGTLPPAPSQTFEDLKAFYSMTAAEAPGFTSVDDVYNLVCRSGNQLPNPPVRVPSR; from the coding sequence ATGAATAATGAGGTGAGTAATGAAAGGATAAGCAATAATTCATCCCCCCAATTTATGAAAACTGATGGGGGCAAAACCAAATCCAACGCCATCGAAATTCCTGGGATCTCTTTGCCTAAAGGGGGAGGAGCCATTAAAGGGATTGATGAAAAATTTTCTGTTAACCCGGTCAATGGGACAGCTTCCTTCACTGTCCAGCTGCCTTTTTCTCCGGCCAGGGGAGGAGTTACTCCGGCGCTGAATTTAACTTATAGTTCAGGCGCCGGAAATGACGTTTTTGGCTTGGGATGGAGCTTGGGTCTCCCCTCAATAAAACGCAAAACGGATCAGGGTCTGCCCAAATATCTGGACGATATCGAATCGGATACCTTCCTTTTTTCAGAAACCGAAGACCTGGTTCCGGAGTTTCAGAAAAGCCATGGGGATCTAAAAGGCGGCTTTGCCTTGGATGATGAAGGAAACTATCAGTATAAAGAGCTGCATCCGCCGGACTCTCCTCACCCGGATTATGTGGTACGATTTTACCGGCCGAGAATTGAAGGATTGTTTGCCAGGATCGAAAAATGGATCAACATTAATTCCGGGGAAATCAAATGGAGAGTTATCACTAAGGATAATAGGACAACCCTTTTTGGCTGGAGCGAAGCTTCCAGAATCTGCGACCCCAAAGACCCGAACAGGATCTATGAATGGAAACCGGAGTTCGCTTTTGATGATCAAGGAAACTGCCTTAATTATATCTATCAGAGGGAAGATGCTGCCGGGTTTGAAAGCTCATTGCTGCATCACAAAAATAGGATGGACCAGGGAGCTATTACCTATACCAATCTCTATTTAGCAAAGATCCTTTATGGCAATAAAACTCCTTATCAGAATTTAAATGATCAATATCCGGATGAGCAAGATTACATGTTCCAAACCGTGTTTGATTACGGTGAGTACGAGGGCGGGGCTCCTTTTAAAAAGATCAGGGAGTGGAACTTTCGGAAGGATGCCTTTTCAGAGTATCAAGCCGGCTTTGAAATCAGGACGACCAGGTGCTGTGAAAGAATTATGCTCTTTCATTATTTTGATGAACTGCCCGGAGGCTCATCATTGGTAAAATCTCTGAATCTGGAATACGATACGGCGGCGGAGGGTTTTACGTTTCTCACTGCCATCACCAGCCACGGCTACATCAAGAAGGCTGACGGAACCTATACGGAAAAGCATTTGCCGCCCCTAGAATTTCAATATCAGGAGCATAGCTGGAGCAAGGAAGTAAAAAACATTGCCCCGGATGAACTGCTCGATGCTCCGGCCGGATTAGATGAGCCTCAATATCTGTTTACGGATTTGTATGGAGAAGGTTTAGCGGGCATCCTCACGGAGCAAGGGGGAGCTTTGTTCTATAAAAGGAATTTAGGCGGCAGCTTTGCAGATGCTCAGCAGGTTTCGCCTAAACCTTCGTTTGCCGGTCTGGGTTCCAGGCTGCACTTGCTGGACCTGGATGGTGACGGCACTAAACAACTGGTTAGCATGAGCGCCAACCCCAAGGGGTACTTTGAATTAGGGGATAATGAAGACTGGCAAACCTTTAAAGCCTTTCGGCAGATGCCCAGCTTTAATTTGGAAGATAATAATCTGCGCCTGATGGACATCAATAATGACGGCAAGCAGGATATTTTAATTACAGAGGATCAAGCTTTGGTCTGTTACGAATCATCAGGACGGAAGGGCTTTGAGATTCCTTATCAAACCCTCCAATCATTTAATGAAGAAGAAGGACCTAATCTGCTTTTCTCAGACCTGGAGCAAAGCATCTTTCTGGCGGATATGTCCGGTGACGGACTGTCGGACATCGTCAGGATCAGAAACGGCGCCATCTGTTACTGGCCGAATCTGGGCTATGGCAGATTCGGCACCAAGGTGGGGATGGATCATGCCCCGGTTTTTGACCATGATGCTTCCTTTAATCCTTCATACATCCGCTTAGCGGATATCGACGGCTCAGGAACGACAGATGTGATTTATCTGGGAAAAAACAAATTCAGCTGTTGGCTGAATGTAAGCGGGAATGGCTTTAGTTCTCTTCCCTTTGAAATCGACCCATTTCCTGAGGTGCATGATCAGGCCAAGGTCACTGTGGTCGATTTGCTGGGTAATGGCCTTGCCTGCATTACCTGGTCCAGCCCTTTAGCAAAGGATAAGAAAGCACCCTTGAAATATATCGATTTAATGGAGAGCAAGAAACCCCATTTGATGACTTTCTATAAAAACAATCTGGGCAAAGAAGTGACCTTATCATATACCCCGTCCACCAGGTTTTATCTTGATGACAAGCTGGCAGGCAGGCCATGGGTTACCAAGCTGCACTTTCCGGTCTACTGCCTTTCCAAGATAGAGACGAGAGACAAAATTTCCGGACTCCGCTTTGTGAGCCAATATCGCTACCATCATGGCTATTATGATCATGGGGAAAGGGAGTTTCGAGGCTTTGGCATGGTGGAACAGACCGATACCGAGGATTTTGAACATTGGGTCCAAGGGACGGCCGGCAACATTGTAGAAAAGGTATTGCATCAGGAGCCGGTGGTCACTAAAAGCTGGTTTCATACGGGAGCTTTTTTGGACCGGGAAAACATTTTGAATCACTTTGCCGGGGAATACTGGCAGCGGGAAATGGCACGCCAGGGTTTTGAGGTGGAAAGCCGGGAGTCATCCCTGCCGGAGGCCAAACTGATGGCGGCACCGGGAGTTGACCCCTCCCTTCTGGACAAGCTGGTAGCTCAGGAATGGAAGGAAGCCTTAAGGGCGTGTAAGGGCATGGAGCTGCACCGGGAAATCTTCGCCTACGATGCTCCGGTTCATGATCCCTCCAGCGAGGATTTAAAAAGACAGCTGACACCCTATTCTGTGGCTGCCCATAACTGTGTTATCCAGCTGCTCCAGCCCAAGGGCAGGAACAAACATGCCGTCTTTGCCGTGCAAGAAAGGGAAGCCCTTACCTACGACTATGAGCGTAATACCGAGGATCCAAGAATTACCCATAACCTGAACATTAAGCTGGACGAATACGGCAATATCTTGGAATCAGCTGCAGTGGTCTATCCCAGGAGCAAATCGGACCCTTCCCTGCCTGCTGAAACCCAGTCAGCTCAGAAAAAGACTCTGATCACTTATACCCAAAACAGCTATACCAATGATATTGATGATCAATATTCATATAGGCTTAGGCTCCCGGCAGAAGCGGCAACTTATGAGTTGAAAGGCCTGGGCAAAAAAGAAGCTTTATATACCGTGGCTGATTTTGAGGACGTTTTAGCTGAGGCGGGGGAAGCGGCTTACCATGAAATCAATAAAAACCCGCCATCATCAGCCGTGCAGAAAAGGCTGGTTGAAAAGCTGCGCACCCTTTACCGCAGCAATAATTTAAAAGATGCCCTGCCCTTATCTCGGCTGGAATCCATGGCCTTGCCTTTTGAAAGCTATCAGCTGGCCTATACGCCCCAGCTGCTTGAGGACATTTTCGGCTCACGGGTTAACGAAGATCTAATGCTGGAAGGCAGGTTCACCAAAAGAGAAGGGGAGGACAGCTGGTGGATCAGATCCGGAACAAATCAGTATCTGGAGGTAGGCGAAGCCAGGATCCAGGCCCAAAACCGCTTTTATCGGCCGGTGTCATATACCGACCCCTATGGGGCGAAAACCAAGGTCAGGTATTTGGGCAGCTATCATCTTTTTATTGAAGAAACCGAGGACCCCTTAGGAAACAAAACCGGGGTGGATCTTTTTAACTTTAGGACCCTGGCACCGCAGAGAATGAAGGATATGAACCATAATCTCTCGGAGACAATTTTCGACGAGCTGGGTTTGGTGAAGGCTATGGCGGTCATGGGCAAGGGGTCGGAAGCAGATGATCTCCTTGGTTTAAAGGAGTTTTCAACTCCGGCGGAAGAGACCCTGGTGGATGCTTTTGTCAATGCCCCAAACTCCATGGAGCTGACGGAGCATGGCAAGAATCTGCTCTTCCATGCCACGGTGCGCTTTGTCTACGACTTTGACGCTTATCGAAAATCCGGCAAGCCCGCTGTCATCGCTGCCATTGCCAGGGAAGAGCATTATGTGAAAAATAATGACGCATCCCTTCAGATCAGCTTTGAATTCTCCAACGGTTTGGGTCAGATGGTGATGAAGAAGGTTCAGGCAGAACCGGGCAAGGCCAAGACCACAGTTGTCAATCCTGATCATAGCTACGGGGTAAGCGAAGTGGACACGGCTCAACTTGTCCCCCAGCAGCTTCGCTGGATCGGCAGCGGCAGAAAGGTCCTTAACAACAAAGGCAATACGGTGAAGCAGTATGAGCCCTATTTTTCCGCAGTCCACGGTTATGAAGACTTGAAAGAACTGGTGGAAACGGGTGTCACGCCCATCATGTATTATGATGCCTTAGGAAGGCTGATAAAAACTGAATTACCGGACGGGACATTTACTCGGGTCGAGTTTGACGCCTGGAAACAAGTTTTTTCTGACCAAAACGATACGGTTTTGGAGTCCTCCTGGTATCAAGATCGTGCCGGTCGTTTGATCGATGCTACGCTGATCAATGAGGGTAAGGATCCGGAAAAGGAAAAAACAGCGGCGGAAAAGGCAGCAAAACATGCCCATACGCCTAATATCCAGCATTTTGATAATCTGGGCAGACCGATTCTCTCCGTAGAACATAACCGGCATCTCACCGCCGGGGAAGATGAATTCTACTTGACCCGGATTGAATTGGATATCGAAGGCAATCTGCGGAAAGTAATCGATCCTCGGGGAAATACGGCGATGCAGTTCAAATATGATCTCTTGGGCCGGAAGGTTTATCAGAAAAGCATGGATGGGGGACAGCGCCGGCTCCTTCTGAATATCCTGGAGCATCCCTTACGTACCTGGGATGAGCGCAATCATGAGTTTCAATATTTCTATGATATCCTGCAGCGCCCACTATCCAGTAAGGTGATCGGGGGCGATGGGGCCGCTCCCCTGAACAATATCTTTAAGCGGTATTTTTACGGGGAAACAGAGCAAAATCCGGAAGATAAGAACTTAAGGGGTCAGGTGATCAAGCATTACGATAGCGGCGGACTCTTGATAATGCCGGAATATGATTTTAAAGGTCAGCCAAAATCAACAATCCGCATGCTTTATAAAAATTATCAGGGGATTGTGGATTGGACCGATGCCAATCTGGTTAATGACCTGGAAACGGAAAGCTATCCTGTGAAAACAGAAAGTGACGCCCTGGGCAGGATTGTGCAGCAAACGGTGCCGGATGGCAGCCTTATCATGTTCTCATACAACGAGACCGGCTTAGTGAATAGGGAAAGGGTTCTTCATAATAATGCCGGTGTTGCTGCAACTTATATCAAGGATATTGATTATAACGAAAAGGGTCAGCGCAATAAGATTACCTATGGCAATGATGTTTTTACCCTGTTTAATTATGATGAAAAAACCTTCCGGCTGAAGGGGATGGCAACAAAACGGCAAAATGGAGATCCCTTGCAGGATTTGCACTATACCTATGACCCGGTAGGAAATATCACCCATATTGAAGACCACAATATTCCGGTGCGTTTTTTTGATAACCAAAAAATTGCCGGGGCAGCTGCCTATACTTATGACGCCCTTTACCGATTGGCCGAGGCTACCGGCAGGGAAAACAATGAGCCGCTCACCTTCGACAGCAAGGACAACTGGAATGACAGCGCCTATCTCAAGCAGTTTAACTCTGGTGATCCCATGAATATGAGAAATTACACCCAAAGCTATGTTTATGACGGGGCGGGCAATATCCTGCAAATGAGGCATCAGGCCGCTGGTAACAACTGGACCAGGGAATACAGTTATGAACCGGCAAATAACCGGCTGATCAGCACTCAGGTGGGCGGCCAGATCTACACTTATCAGCACCATAAGCAGCATGGGTATCTTACGGCCATGCCCCATTTAGAGGAGATGGGCTGGAACTTTAAGGAAGAGCTAATCAGAACAACGCGCCAGAAACGTACCGACGGGGGCACTGGGGAGACTACGTACTACCAATATGACGGTCAAGGCCGGCGCCTCAGGAAAATAACTGAAAATCAAGCTGATCCAGGTATCACCCCCGGTAAAAAAGACGAGCGCATTTATCTGGGTAGCTTCGAGCTTTACAAGCAGCACAGCGGAGCCGATGCGGGCCTTGAGCGTACCAGCCTCAGTCTGATGGATCAGCAGCACCGTTTTGTCATGATCGATACGGAAACCAACCCAGGTTCTTTATTAGGGATACCCATGGGTGCAAGTGCTCCGGAGCGTACCGTGCGCTACCAGCTGCATAATCATCTTGGTTCCGCGGCCTTGGAACTTGATGCTGCTGCCCGAGTGATCAGCTACGAAGAGTATCATCCTTTCGGAACAACGGCCTACCAGGCAAAAGACGCGTCGATAAAATGCGCGGCCAAACGCTACCGGTATACAGGTATGGAAAGGGATGAGGAAAGTGGCTTAGAGTATCATAGTGCCAGGTATTATTCTCCTTGGCTGGGCCGATGGCTGAGTCCGGACCCCATTGGCATCGCGGACGGAGTGAATCTTTACCAATATGTCAGGGGCAATCCGATTTGCCGAAATGATTTTACGGGAAAATCATGGCGTGATATTGTTAAAGGAGTGGCGGTGGGATTAGGTACCGCCTTAGTGGTGGTGGCCGTCGTGGCTACGGCACCGATTTCGATTCCGACTTCGGTGGCGGTGGGGCTTACCGTAACCGGCGTAGCGGTAACGGGTGCTACTGTGGTTCAATCTGCGCGCCGACGGGACCTGTTTAATAATCCCATCAGTGAGGAACAGGCTGATTTCCAGATGGGAACCGCCTTCGGTGGCTTGCTTGCCGCTCCCTTTTCCGGTCCTACCAGTGCGGGGCTTTCCCAGATCGGCGGCCGCACATTGGCACCGGCAACAGGACCCCTATTATCAGAAGCCGTTGTTGTGACCCCGGTGCTGGTTGAAGCTGCATCCGGCGTAACGGCAACAGCCTTGCCGATTTTGGCAACCATGAGTTCTTCGGGATCGGGAGGCGGCGGCAGTTCCCAGCAGGAATCAACGCCCAGCAGCAGTGAGCCGGCCGCGTCAGAACCTGTATCCTCAGAACCACCGGTTTCGGAAGGAACATATAGTTCTCAAGGCGGTCACCATGTGCACCAATCAGCATCATATTCTCCGGGAGGTCCATCGGCGACGGGAAATCCAAACCATGCCAGTGCCGTGACGGTTGCTCTTGAGGGGCACTCAACTGATCTCCTCTCTCAGCATGGCCGGGCCACCGCGGTTCAAAGAATAGTGAATCGATCTGTGCGCGGAAGCTTTTCTGGTGAGGCCGAGATAGGGCCTGTGACCATCCGGTCTTCAGGTGAGGGCACATTACCACCTGCGCCAAGTCAAACTTTTGAAGATTTAAAAGCCTTTTATTCAATGACAGCAGCCGAGGCGCCGGGTTTTACAAGTGTGGATGATGTGTATAACTTAGTATGCCGATCCGGCAACCAGCTTCCAAACCCTCCGGTAAGAGTGCCGTCCCGATAA